The following proteins are encoded in a genomic region of Phragmites australis chromosome 9, lpPhrAust1.1, whole genome shotgun sequence:
- the LOC133929457 gene encoding 3-ketoacyl-CoA synthase 11-like: MTTTTSSGMPDFKQSVKLKYVKLGYHHLITHGAYLLLVPLPGLVAAHLSTFTLRDLADLWQSLQYNLLSVVVCSTLLVILATAYFLTRPRPVYLVDFACYKPDDERKCSRARFMNCTESIGTFTPENIEFQRKVIERSGLGEDTYLPEAVLNIPPNPSMANARKEAEMVMFGALDELFAKTGVKPKDIGILVVNCSVFNPTPSLSAMVINHYKLRGNIVSHNLGGMGCSAGLISIDLAKDLLQVHPNTYAVVISMESMTLNWYFGNDRSMLVSNCLFRMGGAAVLLSNRGSARRRSKYQLVHTVRTHKGADDRCFGCVTQREDQDGKVGVSLSKDLMAVAGEALKTNITTLGPLVLPMSEQLLFFATLIARKVFKRKVKPYIPDFKLAFEHFCIHAGGRAVLDEVEKNLQLSDWHIEPSRMTLHRFGNTSSSSLWYELAYTEAKGRVKKGDRTWQIAFGSGFKCNSAVWKALQSVNPDKEKSFRNPWMD, encoded by the coding sequence atgacgacgacgacgtctAGCGGCATGCCGGACTTCAAGCAGTCTGTGAAGCTCAAATACGTGAAGCTGGGTTACCACCACCTCATCACCCACGGCGCGTACCTGCTGCTCGTCCCGCTCCCCGGCCTCGTCGCGGCGCACCTCTCCACCTTCACGCTGCGGGACCTCGCCGACCTGTGGCAGAGCCTGCAGTACAACCTCCTGTCGGTGGTGGTGTGCTCCACCCTGCTCGTCATCCTCGCCACCGCCTACTTCCTCACGCGGCCGCGGCCCGTGTACCTGGTCGACTTCGCGTGCTACAAGCCGGACGACGAGCGCAAGTGCAGCCGCGCGAGGTTCATGAACTGCACCGAGTCCATCGGTACGTTCACGCCGGAGAACATCGAGTTCCAACGCAAGGTCATCGAGCGGTCGGGCCTCGGCGAGGACACGTACCTCCCGGAGGCCGTGCTCAACATCCCGCCCAACCCGTCCATGGCCAACGCGAGGAAGGAGGCGGAGATGGTCATGTTCGGCGCGCTGGACGAGCTGTTCGCCAAGACGGGCGTGAAGCCCAAGGACATCGGAATCCTGGTGGTGAACTGCAGCGTGTTCAATCCGACGCCGTCACTGTCCGCCATGGTCatcaaccactacaagctcaggGGCAACATCGTGAGCCACAACCTCGGCGGCATGGGCTGCAGCGCGGGGCTCATCTCCATCGACCTCGCCAAGGACCTGCTCCAGGTGCACCCCAACACGTACGCCGTGGTGATCAGCATGGAGAGCATGACGCTCAACTGGTACTTCGGCAACGACCGGTCCATGCTGGTGTCCAACTGCCTGTTCCGCATGGGCGGCGCGGCGGTCCTGCTGTCGAACCGCGGCTCGGCACGGCGCCGCTCCAAGTACCAGCTGGTGCACACCGTGCGCACGCACAAGGGCGCCGACGACCGTTGCTTCGGCTGCGTGACGCAGCGGGAGGACCAAGACGGCAAGGTGGGCGTGTCGCTGTCCAAGGACCTGATGGCCGTGGCCGGGGAGGCGCTCAAGACCAACATCACGACGCTGGGCCCGCTGGTGCTCCCCATGTCAGAGCAGCTGCTCTTCTTCGCGACGCTCATCGCCCGCAAGGTCTTTAAGCGGAAGGTGAAGCCGTACATCCCGGACTTCAAGCTGGCGTTCGAGCACTTCTGCATCCACGCCGGCGGGCGCGCGGTGCTGGACGAGGTGGAGAAGAACCTGCAGCTGTCGGACTGGCACATAGAGCCGTCGAGGATGACGCTGCACCGGTTCGGGAACACGTCCAGCAGCTCGCTGTGGTACGAGCTGGCCTACACCGAGGCCAAGGGGCGGGTCAAGAAGGGCGACCGCACGTGGCAGATCGCCTTCGGGTCGGGGTTCAAGTGCAACAGCGCCGTGTGGAAGGCGCTCCAGTCGGTGAACCCGGACAAGGAGAAGAGCTTCAGGAACCCGTGGATGGACTAG